DNA from Globicephala melas chromosome 5, mGloMel1.2, whole genome shotgun sequence:
ACCCTCCACCCTGAAGTCATTTGTTGTACGGAAAAAGCCAAGTGTGTAACGGGGGAACTCTGGGGAAGAAAGTGACTCAAATTTTTATAGCTCTGTTAGATACAGGTGCCCAAGGGACCATGCTACCCAGTCCCTGAGGGACGTGGCTACTGGGCACAGGGTGGCCCAAGGTACCCAGGACTGCAGGGCACTGGGGAGATGCAGTGGTCAGtggaggacagagagaaagatCCCTGGAGCCTGGGTGCTCTCCAGATACTAGGAAGGGCACGGGGAGAAGCTGGCACCAACACTGAAATGCAGAgtcaaaaaaacaacccccaaaacaaaacctCCCTGCCTGCCGCCCTCACTCTCTGCTCCTTCCTGAGCTACCCGTCAGGGAGATAACAGCAACTCTTGGCACCTGTTAAAGCCCCTAATGTGAAACTTCTTGGTCCATGTTTCCATAGGGGGAAAAAGTGACTAAAGGTAACTGACAGGATTGGAGCAAATCTTGCAGTAAAGGAAAAAAGTGACCCTGTGGGTGGGTCCCAATGGCCCAATTCAATGTACTATTATCATGAAAATACATAATTGGCATCGAGGTGTTATGTGCTTGAACTTAAATGCTCATGAAGTGCCAGAGGAGATTCTCTCACGCGGGGTATTGCTACAGGTAGAGAAATGAGACAAGCTTCCGGCCAGCTACCACCATGCCCTGACCCATCCTAACCCATCCACAGGGTGGGACTGAGTGTGTGTGCCTCTGTGCTCTGATGCCTCAGATGTTCACTATACAGGTGATATATATAGACGTTCTGGGGTTGACAGGTTAGAAGCCTGTCTCAATGGCCCTGACTGTGGCGTTATCTACCTCTACCAGTAGGAGTGACCGATAAACCTGAACAAAATTCAGAACACTGGTTGCCAAGGAAAGTTCCTTGATACCATTTGGAGAGATTCACAGCACTCATCCCTCCGGGAGTCAAACAAGCAAATGCTTTATCTCCTTGACCACCACAAGCCACCACCACAAAGGAGGCTCAACTCCTTGTTAAGCCTCTTATTTGGTACAGGAGGCAGGACATGATGCCATCAATGGCAGCTCTCAGTTAAGAACACTTACAAACACAGGAACCAGGACAACCTTGTTTCAATCTGACTGATCATATGCTTCTCTTAATGCCTGAGTGGCCTTGGATTTTGCCATGCATGGCAACTGAGGCTGAAACTACTAGGTAACACTACCTATGTGACTTAATCAAATTTATATACTGGTGATTCAATTCAGGTTTAACAAGAAATCCTGATATACAGTGACCTGGGCCTATTGCAGTTATGTGCTTGTATGTGGGGAAAATGGGCCACAAAGGTATCTCCGCTAGCGATGGGAGTTGCCTTTTGGCCCATCTATTGCCTCCTGTTATTTTCGGCAATGACACCAAAGACAGGTAAGACAGTCAAAGCTCCCTTGCGTGGTTTATAATGGATAACAAATTGGTCTTAGGCTACATTCTGGCTAATAAGAAGGCCTACTGGCCCTCCCTTGGAACTTACATTTGACTACATTCAAGGCCCTTGGGAACATGAGTGAGGTCCGTACTGCAGCCTGGCTTCACCCTGCTGCTCGGGGTCTGTTTTAGTAGCCTTGATTTAGTTGGTATGTGAGACCAACTGAATAGATTTGGTACTGACTAAGCAACCTGTTTGCCAGATTAATCAGAGTAGCCGACAGAGTGGCATACTCACATGAAAATTCAAGTCTGGCTAAGAACGTATCAGGTTGAAGAGTGAATTTCTGGAGGAGGCTACCTACCATGGCTCTGAGTGACACTGCAGACTTTCTCAGGACGCCAGGCCTATCTTTACCCAGTCCACGTCTCAGGCTTGTGTTTACACTGAGCAGCCTTGAGGCATGAGGTAACAACTGCCCTTGGACAAAGAACGGGATTGTTTCTGCTTACTGTAAAAGCAGTGGCTACCCCAAGTGTTCCTCTTCCATAACACAACACACTGCGTGTGCAGGCTGCCATCAGTGGCCCTCTGTGTTGCTTTCGTGGGACGTAGAAAACTGGGGAACTGATGCAAAGCAACCTGAAGCTCTGGCTACTGCTTTTCCTGTGAATAATAAAAGCCCTTTGCCTCTGATCCAAGCATCTTGTGTATTCTGTAGCATCCCATGAAACAGCAACAGGCTAACCTGTTAAATTATAAGTAGGGTGaacggcaatcccactactgggcatataccctgagaaaaccataattccaaaaagagtcatgaagcacaatgttcactgcagctctatttactgtagccaggacatggaagcaacctaagtgtccatcgacggatgaatggataaagaagatgtggcacatatatacaatggaatattactcagccataaaaagaaacaaaattgagttatttgtagtgaggtgcatggacctagagtctgtcatacagagtgaagtaagtcagaaaaacaaatacagtatgctatcacatatatatggaatctagaaaaaaaaaaaggttgtaacgaacctaggggcaggacaggaataaagacacaaaggtagagaatggacttgaggacatggggagggggaagggtaagctgggacaaagtgagagagtagcattgacatatacactaccaaatgtaaaatagatagctagtgggaaacagccgcataggacagggagatcagctcggtgctttgtgaacacttaaaggggtgggataaagagggtgggagggagatgcaggtgggaggggatatggggatatatgtatacgtataactgattcactttcttatacagcagaaactaacacaacaatgtaaagcaattatactccaataaaatgttaaaaaaagagacatgtccagctacagaataaaaatatagaaacagagaacaaaattGTAAGTAGGGTGAAATCTCCGACTTTGTACAGTTATTGACACACATCAATTATTTTCTCTTGGTAAAAGCTGGCATTTTAGAAACTGTAActtggctactagaaaatttattaTTAGCACGACATATTACCAAAGATTATTTTCCAAAGACTTAGCCAATaacactacaaaaataaaaagccctCTGATTCCTGCGAATTTATCTGCGTTTGTTCAAGTCCAGTGATAATTTCACTGTCTGTCTGAAGAACTAACAGTACTAAATCCAAGGCTCGGCGCCATGCCTCAATCTTTGGTGTAACAATGTCATAAACTCTTGGAATCTGTTCCAGTTTATCTGAAATGTCTGAATTTAAAATCCCACTATTTAGTTTACTATATTCATTCAAGACGTAAGAGGAAGGAGAGCCAGAGTCTGTAGCATTTTGTAGATGATGTTGAATGAATGTGCCGGCTTCAAATTCTGATGAGTAACTGGCAGTGTTATACAGGAGAGTTGAAAGGTATCTGCGCCATCCATTTGCCAGGAGTTTAAGCACAGTCGGTCTGTACTGTGTCACAGATGAGGCCAGCCAAGAGGAAGTATTATGAAGCCATCCTGAACAGCCTTGGTTTCCTTTATTCACAGACTGCTCCGCAAGAATCTGAAGATGGCTAAGACACAAAAATTCAACTGCGCCACCCCCAAGGAAGACCTTTTGCTCTTTTAGAGCATGATACAGACGATAGGCACACGTCCAGAAGGTATCTTCTTTGGTTTGCACCTGGGCAGTGACTGGACTAGTCAGCACTACTGTAACCAAATTAATTCCTTCTGTTTTTAACATGATTGCCATTCTGTTGATCTCATCTGCAGCATCAAAGGGAATGCTTCTCCAGATGGTCACACAGACCCCACTGCCCACGCAGTTTTCGTTCACTTGTGTAATGTAGGTCACCTGCACTGCTCCTGAAGCCTCTGCAAAAGCCTGCATTACATTGCCATTCATTGATCCAATTACCAACCTCTTGCTGTCTGTGCATTTTTCAATTAAGCGTTCAGACACATTTCCTTGTGCCAGGACAAGGTTCACATTGAACTTGATTAATACCTGTAACACATGATCTGTCCACAGTTCTTCTGAGCCATCTTGTTGAACCTTCAAGCTTTCTGATACTGTTTTAATACTTGCAGACTTATTAAACCCCAGGTGGCGATAATTCTCTGTGAGATCACCTTCAACAAGAACAATGCGAATAGGCTGATTCTGCAATTCCTTGATCAGAGCAGTACTAGATATTGATACAACAGTGATATATCCTGGACAGACACAAGAAAAAGTTTCAGGGAAGCCAGGTAAGCAGCAAGTGAAGATTCTTGAAATGTCAAAAAGAAATGGCACTGTACAGCTGCCTTGCTGCATACCTGCATTCTGATATTGTAGCCGTACTGCTTCGTCTACTAACTTCATGCTGCTGTGACCTCCGTGACTCAAACCCACCTCCAACTCCACCAAATCATCACATCTGTAAGTCTTGGGAGTAGCTGCACTAAGTTGTTCTAGAACTCCATCTGGTTTGCTTATCCATTGATTATTACCTGTCCTACTAAAATGTCTACTGTGGGTTAGTACTGACTTTCTGCAGCGGGTGTCTGCAAGCAGACTGTTTTTCAGAGTTTGAGGAGTTTGTGATGTGTTTTCATCTGCTTCAACCTTATCCTGAGACCTAAAGAGTTGAGGTGATTTAACAGGTCTCCCAGAAAGACTGTAAATGGCCAGTGACTGAGAGGCAACATCTTTGAGATCACGCTCTTTCTGTATCAAACCAGTACCTGAagggatttggagaaaagggtaTACGCCGACACTAAATGTTTCAGGTCCAGAAAATGTCTTTGTGTTAATCATACGGTCAAATACATTGTGGATAGGTACTTGAAGGGAAACTACCTCTTCAATGCATGAATTCAAGCCTTCTGACATTACAGACACTATTAATGAAATGGGGACACCCAAATGAAGACATTCTTCAGCAGCACTGCTCCATGCACCAACAAGAAACAAAAGAGTACTGGTTCCAGTTCTGTATGTGTTATTTTGTGCTTGAACTGCTTCTCTGAGAAGTTGTCCCACTGCACTGGTTAAATCCAAACTTTCAAGAAGCCTTACTGTTGAACTGATTAACACACTTTCATGACACTCTTCATCTATAATAAATTTGGATGATTTGACTGGGCCTAGGAAAGTTCTTCCTGTTTCTGCAAACGATGAAAGCTGTTGAAGTCCCACGTGCCTTCTTTTGTTTATGACCCTGCAAGCCATCACCATGAatcatcatctgcaaataaaattaaaacttggaACTTTATTCAGTGCAATTCATGGtaataaaagaaaagtaagataCAGTCCCTGCCTTCGAGGAGTTTCTGATACATGTAGTTTCCATTAAATATGGTCAGTGCAATGATATagcattaaaatttgaaaaaataattagcaaGTTGAAGGAGGTAGTAGTAAATGCACATATATGTGACAAAAACACAGTGTACCTGGGTAATACAAGTAATTTAGTTTCACGGGATATAAAGCAAGTAGTGGGGAATAGTAGGACATGAAGCgttagaagaggaaagaggctggATCATGAAGGGCAGTATGTGCCACGTCAAACTTGACTCTACTTATAATGGGAAACATGGAAGTGCTTTAAGCGGGGGAGATGAAGAAACAGCTTGATGTAGTATCTGACAGCATGTACTCTGAATCTAGAAGTCTGGGTTTGAACTTGTCTCTACTGCTTACTAACTGTGTAGCCTTcagcaagtttcttaacttctttaCCCCGTTTTCACgtctgaaaaatgaggataataacagaatctacttcatagggttacTACCAGGAGTAAATGAgtacagtgcttagaacagtgtctggcacacagtgctTTATGAGTACttgcaataacaataataaatttataatataaaactgaataatattaaaaataaaattaagtaatacTAAAATTATTATTAGTGTTTTGGATATATTACCACTCTGATAACAGTGTAGAGAACTGATTGGATGAGTGCCAGACAGAAGGCAGAGAGGCCATGGTTATCTAGATGAGAAATGTGGAAGAGGGATGGAGGTAAAGGATGGATTTAGCTATTGATTAGAATATAAAGGGAGGAAAAGTACTGTTTAAAAGGAagttcgagggcttccctggtggcacagtggttaagaatccgcctgccaacacaggggacagggtgttcgagccctggtccaggaagatcccacatgtcacagagcaactaagcctgtgcaccacaaatactgaagcccacgcgcctacagcccgtgttccacaacaagagatgccaccgcaatgcaaagcccgcacactgcaacgaagagtagcccctgctcactgcaatgagagaaagcccgcatgcagcaatgaagatgcaacgcagccaaaaataaattaattaattaattaattaaaatttaaaaaaaggaagttcgAGAGCATTAGACTTTTTCCAGGTAGTATTTCAGAATTCATATCTAAAACTAATAGGAAGAAGTTATAAGAGAAAAACTTCAGCCCAATAGAAAGAACTTTTTAACAAAGTACTCTAACTGAAAAGCTGTCTGTAATAAAATAACCTGTCTTGTGAGGTATGGGCTCTTAAAGCACTACAGCTAAAACTGTAGATAACATACACTTCTTTTCCAACTCTAAGACTTTATAATTCTtcaagtacatatatatacatattttaatattttaaaaatatatatatatatttatttggctgcgttaggtcttagttgcggcacgcgggatcttcgttgcagcaggcgggatctagttccctgaccaggaattgaacccgggccccctgcattgggagcgcggagtcttagccaccggacatcagggaagtcccgcaaGCATATTTTTTACCACAACCTTTTAAATCcaaaatatcaaaaagcaaacaactcttggagtttttgcttttcttctaatGCTGGCCACAGCACTGGTAAATTTGTTCCTATAATGCCTAGAGTCATCCTTGATTCTGAAGAGCTCCACAGTTCCAGATACACCTTAGGATCTGCAGGAAGCCACAGCACCTGTTGCTCAAGAGTAGCTTCCTAGAGGCTTTCAAGGACTAAGGAGAAAAGCCAGTACAGCCTAAGAAAACATAACAAATTGTTTGAACTCAGCTTCAAAACCTCTTTTGTGAAACTTTcagttctgtaaaataaaaataaaactcttgatATACTCAGGTATATCCCTGAACAGCATCAAATTATACTCTAGACTCCAACAATGCTGAGACCCATCCTGTCTTACAGCTCTCTTATCTTACCATATTTTTGCTGTCCTCCACCCCATATTATCAATTCTCTACTTACCCAGTTTAAGTTCCCATTTGCGGATTATAATCACTCTCTTGTACATAGACTCTCAAAGTCCTTGTCTCTCTTTTGGTTCATCTTACCTTGCAAAGCCACTAATCTTGATGAAATCCAAATCTGTCTACTCCATGTTTACCCTGGGGCAgctgaaaataaacagaaaaacacacacaaccGCACTGACTGGTGTCATTTTAAGTTCATGACTCCACACTGCAAGTGGCCCTTAATACTGCCTGGCAATCTATTTTGTCagtccttttgtcttttttttaatggttattgggttctatttttaaaagtttcatctACCCCTGAGTACAAAGGACATTCCatatttcttctaaaagctttatggttttagtcttttttaaaaattgaggtaaaggTCATAAAGGTCATATAACATAACCATTTTagagtatacaattcagtggcacttcgaacattcacagtgttgtacaaccactacctttatctagttccaaaatatttccatcaccccgaAAGAAAACTCTGTAGCCATTAAGCAGTCCCTCCCTGTatgtctccccccagcccctggcaaccaccaagcTGCTTTcttgtctctgtggatttacctattctggatatttcatagacTCATGTAATATGGGAccctttgtgtctggtttctttcacttggcataatattttttaaaaaatttttattggagtatagctgctttacaatgttgtgttagtttctgctgtacagcaaagtgaatcagctatatgtgtacataaatccccttttttggattgccttcccatttgggtcaccacagagcactgagtagagttccctgtgctgtacagtaggttctcattagttgtctattttatacatagtatcaatagtgtatatatgtcaatcccaatcccccaattcatcccaccctctcagttagcataatgtttttgaggttcatccacattgtagtatgtgtatttcattcctttttatgtatgtgtgtaggtagctatcattttgtttatggacatttggattgcttctacttttgttatttttaattaattaattaatttatggctgtgttgggtctttgttgctgtgcgtgggctttctctagttgcggagattgggagctactctttttttttttttttttttgcggtacgcgggcctctcactgttgtggcctctccccttgcggagcacaggctccggacacgcaggctcagcggccatggctcacgggcccagctgctccacggcatgtggtatcttcccggaccagggcacgaacccgtgtcccctgcatcggcaggcagactctcaaccactgcgccaccagggaagccctaacagctTTATATAATTATGCAAATCTCCCCCTTTCAACGAGGCCTATCCTGAGCATCCTATTTAACACTGCAAACTCCTCTTTTCCCTTTACATTCTGGATTCCCTTTATTCGctctaatttctcttttcccaCAACATTATCACCTTATAAAATAGTACATACTCTacttattatttactatttattgacTATGTCCCTCTGTTGGAATATAATTCCCAGAAGGGCAGTTTCAGTCACTGATGTATCCCATATACTGATAACACTGTCTGACACAAtgcaagtactcaataaatatttgacaatGTGGTTTTCaccacatttattatcttacatttaAGTACAGAACTGAAATAAGACTAAACAGATGCCATTGTCAGTATTCCTCCACCATAAATTTAAGGTTCTACCACCTCTGGAGTCGACATGATTGCTATTTGGCACTGCTGTGGTTGAGGCCCTTTAATTGCTTCCAAAACGGTTCCTCCTTCACATGGTTGTCAGAATTATCTTTGAAAAGCACAAACCTAATCGGATCACTCCACTGCCTAAAACAACTATTGATCttagaaaataaagtctttaCCTCGGTAAAGGTGTCCCATAATCTGACTTCAATCTAATTTATAAGGCTCATCTTCCACCTTTCCTTACAAACCCAATGATCTAGTCACACTACAACATACCTTTACTTTCATTTCCGCACATACTATACTCTGATTTGAATATCCTACACTTTCTTCACCTTGGTAAATGCTATATATCTTTCATGACCCAAGGCAAATGCCACATTTTTGATACAGCCTCCTCCAATGCCTCAAGGAGAAGTAGCACCTCCTTCCTGGGCTGCCAAAGTACTGTCTACACACATCTACTAAAGCACTTAGCACCCtgaattaaaaatactgtttttatgTCTGTGCCTATCTCCCCCACTACTCTGTGGGTTCCTTGCTTTCATTCATCTTTATACTCTACGCTCAGTTCCTTTCAAACTCACCCAATACATGGCATAGTACATGATATGTAGAAAGCATTAAATAAATTTCGTAGATTTAAGAGTGATAGTAGGTTTAACATTTTTCCAGATTAATATTATTAATGTTCTATAGTAAAATTAGATTAGTAACAGCTAGTTTTCAAGACTGAGTACTTCCTACCTAAGACCTAGAAACTGCAATCTGAGCCTATAATTGAAAAATCATTTTCACTAGAAGTTAATGTCCCAAATATAAAAGCCTAAATCACAGAATGATGTAAAAGCAGGTGAACACACTACGCAGCCTTTTAGTTGCCATAAGATCAAACTTGATCCAGGAGAGCCTAAAAAGTAGAATTGTTTCTACAAATTTGGTCATTATTCATTTCTGGTCTCAGAAATCCCTTTAATATTAGTAGTAAAGAAGAAGTATATGTCCTTGAAACTAATCAAGAGCAACTTTCTC
Protein-coding regions in this window:
- the BBS12 gene encoding chaperonin-containing T-complex member BBS12 isoform X2; translated protein: MVMACRVINKRRHVGLQQLSSFAETGRTFLGPVKSSKFIIDEECHESVLISSTVRLLESLDLTSAVGQLLREAVQAQNNTYRTGTSTLLFLVGAWSSAAEECLHLGVPISLIVSVMSEGLNSCIEEVVSLQVPIHNVFDRMINTKTFSGPETFSVGVYPFLQIPSGTGLIQKERDLKDVASQSLAIYSLSGRPVKSPQLFRSQDKVEADENTSQTPQTLKNSLLADTRCRKSVLTHSRHFSRTGNNQWISKPDGVLEQLSAATPKTYRCDDLVELEVGLSHGGHSSMKLVDEAVRLQYQNAGYITVVSISSTALIKELQNQPIRIVLVEGDLTENYRHLGFNKSASIKTVSESLKVQQDGSEELWTDHVLQVLIKFNVNLVLAQGNVSERLIEKCTDSKRLVIGSMNGNVMQAFAEASGAVQVTYITQVNENCVGSGVCVTIWRSIPFDAADEINRMAIMLKTEGINLVTVVLTSPVTAQVQTKEDTFWTCAYRLYHALKEQKVFLGGGAVEFLCLSHLQILAEQSVNKGNQGCSGWLHNTSSWLASSVTQYRPTVLKLLANGWRRYLSTLLYNTASYSSEFEAGTFIQHHLQNATDSGSPSSYVLNEYSKLNSGILNSDISDKLEQIPRVYDIVTPKIEAWRRALDLVLLVLQTDSEIITGLEQTQINSQESEGFLFL
- the BBS12 gene encoding chaperonin-containing T-complex member BBS12 isoform X1; protein product: MVMACRVINKRRHVGLQQLSSFAETGRTFLGPVKSSKFIIDEECHESVLISSTVRLLESLDLTSAVGQLLREAVQAQNNTYRTGTSTLLFLVGAWSSAAEECLHLGVPISLIVSVMSEGLNSCIEEVVSLQVPIHNVFDRMINTKTFSGPETFSVGVYPFLQIPSGTGLIQKERDLKDVASQSLAIYSLSGRPVKSPQLFRSQDKVEADENTSQTPQTLKNSLLADTRCRKSVLTHSRHFSRTGNNQWISKPDGVLEQLSAATPKTYRCDDLVELEVGLSHGGHSSMKLVDEAVRLQYQNAGMQQGSCTVPFLFDISRIFTCCLPGFPETFSCVCPGYITVVSISSTALIKELQNQPIRIVLVEGDLTENYRHLGFNKSASIKTVSESLKVQQDGSEELWTDHVLQVLIKFNVNLVLAQGNVSERLIEKCTDSKRLVIGSMNGNVMQAFAEASGAVQVTYITQVNENCVGSGVCVTIWRSIPFDAADEINRMAIMLKTEGINLVTVVLTSPVTAQVQTKEDTFWTCAYRLYHALKEQKVFLGGGAVEFLCLSHLQILAEQSVNKGNQGCSGWLHNTSSWLASSVTQYRPTVLKLLANGWRRYLSTLLYNTASYSSEFEAGTFIQHHLQNATDSGSPSSYVLNEYSKLNSGILNSDISDKLEQIPRVYDIVTPKIEAWRRALDLVLLVLQTDSEIITGLEQTQINSQESEGFLFL